Proteins found in one Microtus pennsylvanicus isolate mMicPen1 chromosome 14, mMicPen1.hap1, whole genome shotgun sequence genomic segment:
- the LOC142835038 gene encoding acyl-coenzyme A thioesterase 5-like isoform X1, with protein MTATLSLEPAGLSCWDEPLSISVRGLAPEQPVTLRAALRDERGALFRAHARYRADPHGELDLACAPALGGSFAGLEPMGLLWAMEPDRPLWRLIKRDVQTPFVVELEVMDGHEPDSGRLLARAVHERHFMAPGVRRVPVREGHVRATLFLPPGNGTFPGIIDIFGVGGGLLEYRASLLAGKGFAVMALAYYNYDDLPKSMHTFQLEYFEEAVNYLLSHPQVKGPGIGLLGISKGADLCLSMASFLKGITAAVIINGSMANVAGTLHYKDETLPPLSINMNRIRVTEDGLRDILEALNCPLEGPDQKSIIPVERSDTTFLLLVGQDDRNWKSEFYANEISKRLQAHGKEKPQIICYPEAGHYIEPPYFPWCKASLHAYINMPVIFGGEPRAHAMAQVDAWQKLQTFFHKHLGSEVRTIPAKL; from the exons ATGACAGCAACGCTGAGCCTGGAGCCCGCGGGCCTCAGCTGCTGGGACGAGCCGCTGAGCATCTCCGTGCGCGGCCTGGCCCCCGAGCAGCCCGTCACGCTGCGCGCCGCCCTGCGAGACGAGAGAGGCGCGCTCTTCCGCGCCCACGCGCGCTATCGCGCCGACCCCCACGGAGAGCTGGACCTGGCGTGCGCGCCCGCGCTGGGCGGCAGCTTCGCGGGGCTCGAGCCCATGGGGCTGCTCTGGGCCATGGAGCCCGATCGGCCGCTCTGGCGCCTGATCAAGCGCGACGTGCAGACGCCCTTCGTGGTGGAGCTGGAGGTGATGGACGGCCACGAGCCCGACAGCGGGCGGCTGCTGGCGCGGGCCGTGCACGAGCGGCACTTCATGGCTCCCGGAGTGCGGCGCGTGCCCGTGCGCGAGGGCCATGTGCGCGccaccctcttcctgcctccag gAAATGGAACTTTTCCTGGGATCATAGACATTTTCGGAGTTGGAGGTGGCCTTCTGGAGTATCGGGCTAGTCTGTTGGCTGGGAAAGGCTTTGCTGTCATGGCTCTGGCTTATTATAACTATGATGACCTCCCCAAGAGCATGCACACATTCCAACTGGAGTACTTTGAGGAAGCTGTGAACTACCTGCTCAGTCACCCTCAG gtCAAGGGACCAGGAATTGGCCTGCTGGGGATTTCCAAAGGGGCTGACCTCTGCCTATCCATGGCCTCTTTCCTGAAAGGCATTACAGCGGCTGTCATAATCAATGGCTCTATGGCCAACGTTGCTGGAACATTGCACTACAAGGATGAGACCCTGCCCCCTTTGAGCATTAACATGAATCGAATCAGAGTGACCGAAGATGGCCTTCGAGATATTTTGGAAGCCCTGAATTGCCCTTTAGAAGGCCCTGACCAGAAGAGCATCATCCCTGTGGAAAGGTCTGACACCACCTTCCTGCTCCTTGTGGGTCAGGATGACCGCAACTGGAAGAGCGAGTTCTATGCCAATGAGATCTCCAAACGCTTACAGGCCCATGGGAAGGAGAAGCCCCAGATCATCTGCTACCCAGAAGCAGGGCACTACATTGAGCCCCCTTACTTCCCTTGGTGCAAGGCTTCCTTACATGCATATATTAATATGCCTGTCATCTTTGGTGGGGAGCCTAGGGCTCATGCCATGGCCCAGGTGGACGCATGGCAGAAACTCCAGACTTTCTTCCACAAACATTTGGGTTCTGAAGTGAGAACAATCCCAGcaaaactgtga
- the LOC142835035 gene encoding acyl-coenzyme A thioesterase 5-like isoform X1: protein MATLSLEPAGRSCWDEPLSISVRGLAPEQPVTLRAALRDERGALFRAHARYRADPHGELDLARAPALGGSFAGLEPMGLLWAMEPDRPLWRLIKRDVQTPFVVELEVMDGHEPDSGRLLARAVHERHFMAPGVRRVPVREGRVRATLFLPPGNGPFPGIIDLFGVGGGLLEYRASLLAGKGFAVLALAYYKYDDLPKSMHTFHLEYFEEAVNYLLSHPQVKGPGIGLLGISKGADLCLSMASFLKGITAAVIINGSMANVAGTLHYKNETLPPLSINMNRIRVTEDGLRDILEALNCPLEGPDQKSIIPVERSDSTFLFLVGQDDRNWKSEFFANEISKRLQAHGKEKPQIICYPEAGHYIEPPYFPWCKASLHANFNMPVLFGGEPRAHSMAQVDAWQHLQTFFHKHLGSEVRTIPAKL, encoded by the exons ATGGCGACGCTGAGCCTGGAGCCCGCGGGCCGCAGCTGCTGGGACGAGCCGCTGAGCATCTCCGTGCGCGGCCTGGCCCCCGAACAGCCCGTCACGCTGCGCGCCGCCCTGCGAGACGAGAGAGGCGCGCTCTTCCGCGCCCACGCGCGCTACCGCGCCGACCCCCACGGCGAGCTGGACCTGGCGCGCGCGCCCGCGCTGGGCGGCAGCTTCGCGGGGCTCGAGCCCATGGGGCTGCTCTGGGCCATGGAGCCCGACCGGCCGCTCTGGCGTCTGATCAAGCGCGACGTGCAGACGCCCTTCGTGGTGGAGCTGGAGGTGATGGACGGCCACGAGCCCGACAGCGGGCGGCTGCTGGCGCGGGCCGTGCACGAGCGGCACTTCATGGCTCCCGGAGTGCGGCGCGTGCCCGTGCGCGAGGGCCGTGTGCGCGccaccctcttcctgcctccag gAAATGGACCCTTTCCTGGGATCATAGACCTTTTTGGAGTTGGAGGTGGCCTTCTGGAGTATCGGGCTAGTCTGCTGGCTGGGAAGGGCTTTGCTGTCCTGGCTCTGGCCTATTATAAGTACGATGACCTCCCCAAGAGCATGCACACATTCCACCTGGAGTACTTTGAGGAAGCTGTGAACTACCTGCTCAGTCACCCTCAG gtCAAGGGACCAGGAATTGGCCTGCTGGGGATTTCCAAAGGGGCTGACCTCTGCCTATCCATGGCCTCTTTCCTGAAAGGCATTACAGCGGCTGTCATAATCAATGGCTCTATGGCCAACGTTGCTGGAACATTGCACTACAAGAATGAGACCCTGCCCCCTTTGAGCATTAACATGAATCGAATCAGAGTGACCGAAGATGGCCTTAGAGATATTTTGGAAGCCCTGAATTGCCCTTTAGAAGGCCCTGACCAGAAGAGCATCATCCCTGTGGAAAggtctgactccaccttcttgtTCCTTGTGGGTCAAGATGACCGCAACTGGAAGAGTGAATTCTTTGCGAATGAGATCTCCAAACGCTTACAGGCCCATGGGAAGGAGAAGCCCCAGATCATCTGCTACCCAGAAGCAGGGCACTACATTGAGCCCCCTTACTTTCCTTGGTGCAAGGCTTCCTTACATGCCAATTTTAACATGCCTGTCCTCTTTGGGGGAGAGCCCAGGGCTCATTCCATGGCCCAGGTGGATGCATGGCAGCACCTCCAGACTTTCTTCCACAAACATTTGGGTTCTGAAGTGAGAACAATCCCAGcaaaactgtga
- the LOC142835035 gene encoding acyl-coenzyme A thioesterase 5-like isoform X2, translated as MATLSLEPAGRSCWDEPLSISVRGLAPEQPVTLRAALRDERGALFRAHARYRADPHGELDLARAPALGGSFAGLEPMGLLWAMEPDRPLWRLIKRDVQTPFVVELEVMDGHEPDSGRLLARAVHERHFMAPGVRRVPVREGRVRATLFLPPGNGPFPGIIDLFGVGGGLLEYRASLLAGKGFAVLALAYYKYDDLPKSMHTFHLEYFEEAVNYLLSHPQVKGPGIGLLGISKGADLCLSMASFLKGITAAVIINGSMANVAGTLHYKNETLPPLSINMNRIRMTATGRVNSLRMRSPNAYRPMGRRSPRSSATQKQGTTLSPLTFLGARLPYMPILTCLSSLGESPGLIPWPRWMHGSTSRLSSTNIWVLK; from the exons ATGGCGACGCTGAGCCTGGAGCCCGCGGGCCGCAGCTGCTGGGACGAGCCGCTGAGCATCTCCGTGCGCGGCCTGGCCCCCGAACAGCCCGTCACGCTGCGCGCCGCCCTGCGAGACGAGAGAGGCGCGCTCTTCCGCGCCCACGCGCGCTACCGCGCCGACCCCCACGGCGAGCTGGACCTGGCGCGCGCGCCCGCGCTGGGCGGCAGCTTCGCGGGGCTCGAGCCCATGGGGCTGCTCTGGGCCATGGAGCCCGACCGGCCGCTCTGGCGTCTGATCAAGCGCGACGTGCAGACGCCCTTCGTGGTGGAGCTGGAGGTGATGGACGGCCACGAGCCCGACAGCGGGCGGCTGCTGGCGCGGGCCGTGCACGAGCGGCACTTCATGGCTCCCGGAGTGCGGCGCGTGCCCGTGCGCGAGGGCCGTGTGCGCGccaccctcttcctgcctccag gAAATGGACCCTTTCCTGGGATCATAGACCTTTTTGGAGTTGGAGGTGGCCTTCTGGAGTATCGGGCTAGTCTGCTGGCTGGGAAGGGCTTTGCTGTCCTGGCTCTGGCCTATTATAAGTACGATGACCTCCCCAAGAGCATGCACACATTCCACCTGGAGTACTTTGAGGAAGCTGTGAACTACCTGCTCAGTCACCCTCAG gtCAAGGGACCAGGAATTGGCCTGCTGGGGATTTCCAAAGGGGCTGACCTCTGCCTATCCATGGCCTCTTTCCTGAAAGGCATTACAGCGGCTGTCATAATCAATGGCTCTATGGCCAACGTTGCTGGAACATTGCACTACAAGAATGAGACCCTGCCCCCTTTGAGCATTAACATGAATCGAATCAGA ATGACCGCAACTGGAAGAGTGAATTCTTTGCGAATGAGATCTCCAAACGCTTACAGGCCCATGGGAAGGAGAAGCCCCAGATCATCTGCTACCCAGAAGCAGGGCACTACATTGAGCCCCCTTACTTTCCTTGGTGCAAGGCTTCCTTACATGCCAATTTTAACATGCCTGTCCTCTTTGGGGGAGAGCCCAGGGCTCATTCCATGGCCCAGGTGGATGCATGGCAGCACCTCCAGACTTTCTTCCACAAACATTTGGGTTCTGAAGTGA
- the LOC142835038 gene encoding acyl-coenzyme A thioesterase 5-like isoform X2, producing MTATLSLEPAGLSCWDEPLSISVRGLAPEQPVTLRAALRDERGALFRAHARYRADPHGELDLACAPALGGSFAGLEPMGLLWAMEPDRPLWRLIKRDVQTPFVVELEVMDGHEPDSGRLLARAVHERHFMAPGVRRVPVREGHVRATLFLPPGNGTFPGIIDIFGVGGGLLEYRASLLAGKGFAVMALAYYNYDDLPKSMHTFQLEYFEEAVNYLLSHPQVKGPGIGLLGISKGADLCLSMASFLKGITAAVIINGSMANVAGTLHYKDETLPPLSINMNRIRVRMTATGRASSMPMRSPNAYRPMGRRSPRSSATQKQGTTLSPLTSLGARLPYMHILICLSSLVGSLGLMPWPRWTHGRNSRLSSTNIWVLK from the exons ATGACAGCAACGCTGAGCCTGGAGCCCGCGGGCCTCAGCTGCTGGGACGAGCCGCTGAGCATCTCCGTGCGCGGCCTGGCCCCCGAGCAGCCCGTCACGCTGCGCGCCGCCCTGCGAGACGAGAGAGGCGCGCTCTTCCGCGCCCACGCGCGCTATCGCGCCGACCCCCACGGAGAGCTGGACCTGGCGTGCGCGCCCGCGCTGGGCGGCAGCTTCGCGGGGCTCGAGCCCATGGGGCTGCTCTGGGCCATGGAGCCCGATCGGCCGCTCTGGCGCCTGATCAAGCGCGACGTGCAGACGCCCTTCGTGGTGGAGCTGGAGGTGATGGACGGCCACGAGCCCGACAGCGGGCGGCTGCTGGCGCGGGCCGTGCACGAGCGGCACTTCATGGCTCCCGGAGTGCGGCGCGTGCCCGTGCGCGAGGGCCATGTGCGCGccaccctcttcctgcctccag gAAATGGAACTTTTCCTGGGATCATAGACATTTTCGGAGTTGGAGGTGGCCTTCTGGAGTATCGGGCTAGTCTGTTGGCTGGGAAAGGCTTTGCTGTCATGGCTCTGGCTTATTATAACTATGATGACCTCCCCAAGAGCATGCACACATTCCAACTGGAGTACTTTGAGGAAGCTGTGAACTACCTGCTCAGTCACCCTCAG gtCAAGGGACCAGGAATTGGCCTGCTGGGGATTTCCAAAGGGGCTGACCTCTGCCTATCCATGGCCTCTTTCCTGAAAGGCATTACAGCGGCTGTCATAATCAATGGCTCTATGGCCAACGTTGCTGGAACATTGCACTACAAGGATGAGACCCTGCCCCCTTTGAGCATTAACATGAATCGAATCA GGGTCAGGATGACCGCAACTGGAAGAGCGAGTTCTATGCCAATGAGATCTCCAAACGCTTACAGGCCCATGGGAAGGAGAAGCCCCAGATCATCTGCTACCCAGAAGCAGGGCACTACATTGAGCCCCCTTACTTCCCTTGGTGCAAGGCTTCCTTACATGCATATATTAATATGCCTGTCATCTTTGGTGGGGAGCCTAGGGCTCATGCCATGGCCCAGGTGGACGCATGGCAGAAACTCCAGACTTTCTTCCACAAACATTTGGGTTCTGAAGTGA
- the LOC142835297 gene encoding acyl-coenzyme A thioesterase 6 isoform X1, translated as MATLSLEPAGRSCWDEPLSISVRGLAPEQPVTLRAALRDEKGGLFRAHARYRADPHGELDLARAPALGGSFAGLEPMGLLWAMEPDRPLWRLIKRDVQTPFVVELEVLDGHEPDGGRLLARTVHERHFMAPGVRRVPVREGRVRATLFLPPGKGRFPGIIDLFGTGGGLCEYRASLLAGHGFAVLALAYFRFEDLPEYLSDVHLEYFEEAVAFLLQHPKVKGPNVGLLGFSKGGDLCLSMAAFLRNITATVLINACVANTIAPLYYKDLVVPDLGCDITKQKTMESGLLDLGDIWNNPLEEPHHRSLIPLERAQGPLLFIVGLDDHNWKSESYAHIACGRLQAHGKGKPQIICYPQTGHCIDPPYFPLLRASVHAALGEAVFYGGEARAHSRAQVDAWQQIQTFFHKYLNREIPEKRSKI; from the exons ATGGCGACGCTGAGCCTGGAGCCCGCGGGCCGCAGCTGCTGGGACGAGCCGCTGAGCATCTCCGTGCGCGGCCTGGCCCCCGAGCAGCCCGTCACGCTGCGCGCCGCCCTGCGCGACGAGAAAGGCGGGCTCTTCCGCGCCCACGCGCGCTACCGCGCCGACCCCCACGGCGAGCTGGACCTGGCGCGCGCGCCCGCGCTGGGCGGCAGCTTCGCGGGGCTCGAGCCCATGGGGCTGCTCTGGGCCATGGAGCCCGACCGGCCGCTCTGGCGTCTGATCAAGCGCGACGTGCAGACGCCCTTCGTGGTGGAGCTGGAGGTGCTGGACGGCCACGAGCCCGACGGCGGGCGGCTGCTGGCGCGGACTGTGCACGAGCGTCACTTCATGGCTCCCGGAGTGCGGCGCGTGCCCGTGCGCGAGGGCCGTGTGCGCGCCacgctcttcctgcctccag GCAAGGGGAGGTTCCCTGGGATCATCGATTTATTTGGAACCGGCGGTGGGCTGTGTGAATACCGAGCCAGCCTCCTGGCTGGGCACGGTTTTGCTGTACTTGCTCTGGCTTACTTCAGATTTGAAGACCTCCCTGAATATTTGAGTGATGTGCACCTGGAGTACTTTGAAGAAGCCGTGGCCTTTCTGCTGCAGCATCCAAAG GTGAAAGGCCCGAATGTCGGCCTTCTTGGTTTCTCTAAAGGTGGTGACCTGTGCCTCTCGATGGCCGCTTTCCTAAGGAACATCACGGCCACCGTCCTTATCAACGCCTGTGTGGCCAACACAATAGCTCCTCTGTATTACAAAGATCTCGTTGTTCCTGATCTCGGCTGtgacataacaaaacaaaagaccatgGAGTCAGGCCTTTTGGATTTGGGGGATATTTGGAACAACCCCCTGGAGGAACCTCACCACCGAAGTCTTATTCCACTGGAAAGGGCCCAGGGACCCCTCCTGTTCATTGTGGGCTTGGATGATCATAACTGGAAGAGTGAATCCTATGCTCATATAGCCTGTGGACGGCTACAAGCCCATGGAAAAGGCAAGCCCCAGATAATCTGCTATCCACAAACTGGCCACTGCATCGACCCACCttacttccctcttctcagagctTCTGTGCATGCAGCGTTGGGTGAAGCAGTGTTCTATGGAGGTGAGGCAAGGGCTCACTCAAGGGCACAGGTGGATGCCTGGCAGCAAATCCAGACTTTCTTCCACAAATATCTCAATCGTGAAATACCTGAGAAGCGCAGCAAAATATAA